One window of the Streptomyces sp. NBC_00259 genome contains the following:
- a CDS encoding sensor histidine kinase, whose protein sequence is MAVGTRRPSEAQPAFAGAAMDDACPGIDPDDLPDGLVVADETGRVICFNAAAARITAIPGAEALGRPLEQALPLEDLKGRRWWQLTDPYGGLATRVGQPERNLLLPGNREVLVSARYVREAPTGPVRRLVICLRGTEARRRTERSHAELIATVAHELRSPLTSVKGFTATLLAKWERFTDDQKRLMLETVDADANRVTRLIAELLDISRIDSGRLEVRRQPVDIAAAVGRHVQAHTAGGQSPDRFFVRIHRRLPTLWADPDKIDQVLGNLLENAVRHGEGTVTIEVAPAISKSDEKGTTVTVSDEGPGIPEESMGRVFTRFWRGSKRGGTGLGLYIVKGIVEAHGGTITVGRGPGGGAEFRFTLPVGAPAFLT, encoded by the coding sequence ATGGCTGTCGGCACAAGAAGGCCCTCGGAGGCACAACCGGCCTTCGCAGGCGCCGCCATGGATGACGCGTGCCCCGGCATCGACCCCGACGACCTGCCCGACGGGCTCGTCGTCGCCGACGAGACCGGCCGGGTGATCTGCTTCAACGCCGCGGCCGCACGGATCACCGCCATCCCCGGTGCCGAGGCACTCGGCCGGCCGCTGGAGCAGGCGCTGCCGCTGGAGGACCTCAAGGGGCGCCGCTGGTGGCAGCTGACCGACCCCTACGGCGGCCTCGCCACCCGTGTCGGCCAGCCCGAGCGGAATCTGCTGCTCCCCGGCAACCGCGAGGTCCTCGTCTCCGCCCGGTACGTACGGGAGGCCCCCACAGGGCCCGTGCGCCGTCTCGTGATCTGTCTGCGCGGCACCGAGGCGCGCCGCCGCACCGAGCGCAGCCACGCGGAGCTGATCGCCACCGTCGCCCATGAGCTGCGCTCGCCGCTGACCTCCGTCAAGGGCTTCACGGCCACCCTGCTCGCCAAGTGGGAGCGCTTCACCGACGACCAGAAGCGGCTCATGCTGGAGACCGTCGACGCCGACGCCAACCGCGTCACCCGGCTCATCGCCGAGCTCCTCGACATCTCCCGCATCGACTCCGGCCGGCTCGAAGTGCGCCGCCAGCCCGTGGACATCGCCGCCGCCGTCGGCCGCCACGTCCAGGCTCACACCGCGGGAGGCCAGTCCCCGGACCGGTTCTTCGTCCGTATCCACCGTCGGCTCCCCACCCTGTGGGCCGATCCCGACAAGATCGATCAGGTGCTCGGCAATCTGCTTGAAAATGCGGTGCGCCACGGCGAGGGAACCGTCACCATCGAGGTGGCACCCGCGATCAGCAAGAGCGACGAGAAGGGAACGACCGTCACCGTGAGCGACGAAGGCCCCGGCATCCCGGAGGAGTCGATGGGCCGTGTCTTCACCCGCTTCTGGCGGGGGAGCAAGCGTGGCGGCACCGGCCTCGGGCTGTACATCGTCAAGGGCATCGTCGAGGCGCACGGCGGGACGATCACCGTCGGCCGCGGTCCGGGCGGTGGCGCGGAATTTCGATTTACGTTGCCCGTGGGCGCCCCCGCCTTTCTCACCTGA
- the pheS gene encoding phenylalanine--tRNA ligase subunit alpha → MSAPNKSYDPVEVEALKPEQIERMRDEALAAFAAAGDLDALHEAKIAQTGPTSPLALANREIGALPPHAKAEAGKRVGQARGAVNKALAARQAELEAERDTRVLVEEAVDVTLPYDRVPAGARHPLTTLSERIEDIFVAMGYEVAEGPEVETEWLNFDALNIAADHPARGEHDTFFVKAADGDGDTGSGVVLRTHTSPVQVRSMLDREPPLYVICPGRVYRTDDLDATHTPVFHQVELLAVDEGLTMADLKGTLDHMVRALFGGEGMKTRLRPNFFPFTEPSAEMDMVCYVCRGESVGNPDRPCRTCSSEGWIELGGCGMVNPKVLVACGVDPEKYSGFAFGFGIERMLMFRHNVEDMRDMVEGDVRFTRPFGMEI, encoded by the coding sequence ATGTCGGCACCGAACAAGTCGTACGACCCTGTCGAGGTCGAGGCACTGAAACCGGAACAGATCGAGCGCATGCGGGACGAGGCGCTCGCCGCCTTCGCCGCCGCGGGCGACCTCGACGCGCTCCACGAGGCGAAGATCGCGCAGACCGGCCCCACCTCGCCGCTCGCGCTCGCCAACCGGGAGATCGGCGCCCTGCCGCCGCACGCCAAGGCCGAGGCCGGCAAGCGTGTGGGCCAGGCCCGCGGTGCCGTGAACAAGGCCCTGGCCGCCCGTCAGGCCGAGCTCGAGGCGGAGCGGGACACCCGCGTGCTGGTCGAGGAGGCGGTGGACGTCACCCTTCCGTACGACCGCGTACCGGCCGGCGCCCGCCACCCGCTGACCACGCTGTCCGAGCGCATCGAGGACATCTTCGTGGCCATGGGCTACGAGGTCGCCGAAGGCCCCGAGGTCGAGACCGAATGGCTGAACTTCGACGCGCTGAACATCGCGGCCGACCACCCCGCCCGCGGTGAGCACGACACCTTCTTCGTGAAGGCCGCCGACGGCGACGGGGACACCGGCTCCGGCGTCGTGCTGCGTACGCACACGTCGCCCGTGCAGGTCCGCTCCATGCTGGACCGCGAGCCGCCGCTGTACGTGATCTGCCCCGGCCGCGTCTACCGCACCGACGACCTGGACGCCACCCACACCCCGGTGTTCCACCAGGTCGAGCTGCTCGCCGTCGACGAGGGCCTCACCATGGCCGACCTCAAGGGCACCCTGGACCACATGGTCCGCGCGCTCTTCGGCGGCGAGGGCATGAAGACCCGGCTGCGGCCGAACTTCTTCCCCTTCACCGAGCCGTCCGCCGAGATGGACATGGTCTGTTACGTCTGCCGCGGCGAGTCCGTCGGCAACCCGGACCGGCCCTGCCGCACCTGCTCCAGCGAGGGCTGGATCGAGCTCGGCGGCTGCGGGATGGTCAACCCGAAGGTGCTCGTCGCCTGCGGTGTGGACCCCGAGAAGTACAGCGGATTCGCCTTCGGGTTCGGCATCGAGCGGATGCTGATGTTCCGCCACAACGTCGAAGACATGCGAGACATGGTCGAGGGTGACGTCCGGTTCACCCGGCCCTTCGGGATGGAGATCTGA